The sequence ttcaaaattttcgATAAAATTTTGGCTACTAGATTGAGTGTTGTCTTGGATAATCTAGTCTCTGAGAAGCAAGTGGCTTTCACGAAAgggagaaatattcatgagaatattagtttggtCTTAAACTCGACATCTCTCAGGCATTTGATACTGTTAGCTGGTCTTTTGTCGATGGTTTCTCTGAAGCGTGGTGTTCTTggattcttcacattcttcagtctGCTCGTATTTCTATTTTACTCAACGGTAGTCCAGAAGGCTACTTCAAGATTAATAGAGGGTTACGTCAGGGAGATCCTCTAtctcctttgatttttgttttgattgaagatGTCCTTAGTAGAAATATTTCCAAACTTTTTCAGGAGAAGAATGTCCTACATGGTTACGAGAAaaggtatttctcctactcatttattctttgttgatgatattatgtttttttgcaagggaaatatgaagagtgttaAGAATCAGGTGGATCTGTTGGGTTCATATCAGCGCGCTTCTGGCCAGACGGTGTGTAGACAGAAAAGAaagatttattatggtggtgggtCGCTAAATAGACGCAAAACTATCACTGATTTTCTTGGTATGAGTTTAACCACTTTTCCAGATAGGTATTTGGGGGTTCAAGTGATGCCTGGTGTTGTGCGATATAGACATGTCAATATCACTACTGACAAAATTAAGGATCAACTTTCTTTCTATAAAGGTAAAATTCTTTCTTTTCTAGACAGAGTCGTGCTAATTAAACCCGTTATTGCAAGCTACTCAATTCATAATATGACAGTGTATAAATGGCGGAAGAAATTTATTTATCAATGTGAGAGGATGATTAGGAATTTTCTTTGATCTGGTGACTCAAATCTTTCAAGAGCGTTTGTTGTTGGTTATGACAAAGTATGTAGTCCTTATAAGGAAGGAGGTCTGGGTCTGGTGAAGATGGAAGTTATGAATAAAGCTTCAATCATGAAATTGTGGTGGAATATTAAAAATTCTTCTAAGAAATGGGCTCGTTACGTGGAAGCTAAGTTCACAACTAGAGAGGGGTCTGTTAAAGAATACGGtgttaaatcttcaatttttCCTGGCATCAGGATTCAGGTGGGTGCATAAGGTTGTAGATGCTAATACCAAAAGTTTGATAGGTGACGCCGTGACGGTATAAATACTTCACTATATTTCGATATTTGGTGTGGAAATGTTTGCCTTGCAGATATCATCGGTCCTGCAGGCCTTGATAGAACGGTAAAAGTTAGTTAACTGATTCAGAATGGAGTTTGGGTTTTACCGGAAGCCCATCAACAAAACCTAATTCACGCTGGAGTAGTCTTTGAGAACTTGCCGCAACTTGGATATGGAACAGATAGAAGAGTTTGGATGCCAGAGAAGAGGTTTTCTGTCTCGTCTGCCAGAGATTTAGTACGTATTAAATACCCTGCTATGGATTGTGCGAAACTTTTATGGAGAAGTGCTGTGCATCCTACACTAGCAGCACAAAATTGGAAATTTATGCGAGAAGCCTGTGCTACTATTGATAAGGTATGTAGCAGATTCAAAATTCCTTTGCCAAATAGATGTTGTGTTTGTAAAGCAACGGAGGAGACGTTAGAACATGTTCTTTGGTCGTGTTCTTTTGCCGTCAGAGTTTGGAGATGGGCTGCAGGTATTTTTGACTTAAAGCCTGATGTAAACTTGATTACTTCTTTCAAGGCTGCGAAGGGTAGAAGTTGCATTGTCAAGGATCTTTGGTTGATTACTAATTTAGTAATAAGATCAGAGCTGTGGTACAACAGAAACAAAATAACTTATGAGAAGAAAACTTTGAATTGGAATCTCTTTATACAGCGAGTTTTCAAGCTGGTAAGTGATTGTTCTTGTCGTTTAAAAGGGGATATGCATAACACAGTTGAGGATGTCCGTGTTCTTAACTTCTTTAGGGTCAggcatagaaaggtgaaacaCGTTGAGCCTTTGCCATGCTTTTGGTCTCCTCCGGATATAAACGAACTTCTTCTTTGCTGCGATGGGGTCGAGAGGCAATCCAGGGATGGCGGGAGCTGGTGTCGCTGCGAGAGATGCAAACTGTAATGTTGTGGCCGCAATGAGCATTGGTTTTGGTTTTGCTTCAAACTATATGGCAGAACTTTATGGAATTTTGGTTGGTTTGGAGTGGGAAGAACAATGGGGTTTCACTAAAATTCTGGTTCGTTCTGACTCTTCTAGTGTGATATGAGCTTTGGAAAACTCTTTACCTTGGTTTGCACAGCAGAGATGGTTGACGGTGAGAAATTTGTATGAGTCTATTAGGTTTGTTCATTCTTTTCGTGAACAAACTTCACAGCGGATAACTTGGCTAAACGTGGTTGTTTACTTGAAGATGGGATAGGAATGCATTATGTTGGTCGGCCTGTTTTTTTAAATTCAATTGAGATGCCAAATGTaacttattatcgttttaaatagctTCTTGAGTTTTTGGATTCGCCGTGACTTCTTTTTTCATAAGCTatcttgtaattttttctttgtgattaatatatttttggacttaacaaaaaaaaaagtactttttCAAGAGCCGTATCACGATCTTTGTCAAATAATTCTGCTTGAGAAAGACTAGcacattttttttttggcaagtccAAAATTATATTGATGAAAAGCGAatatgtacaaaaaattcacaagaaaagaggtcaaaagaccccaaaaacttacaaactatttaaatctgtAATAAGAGACATAAGGAAATTCTAAAGAGTTTAGAAAATAAGGTCTTTCATCATAGTTCATCCCAACACCATTTCTAAGAAGACAACCTCTTTTTGCTCGATATGTATGCACAAACCGGATTGAAGCATAAGTACCCTGGATTCTTTTCCATCTTTGTCTTGCGAACCAGGGAACCTTAGATGAAATAAAAGCCATAACCGCTCCAACAGAGTCAGACCGCACCAAAACTCTACGAAAAGTCCACTTCATAGCCCATTCCAAGCCAACGATTATTCCATAAAGCTCCGCCAGATAGTTATTCGTTCTACCCAGACCAATGCTCATAGCTCCAAGAAAATTACAATCATGATCACGCGCCACAACTCCAGCACCGGCAATCCCAGGGTTGCCTTTGGCAGCGACATCGCAGCAAAGTAATAACTCGTCAGTATTTGGAGGAGTCCAAAAACATTCCAAtggttgagtttgttttcacttgCCTATGCCTTACACGGAAGACATTGAGAATCTCCAAGTCTTCTGTAGTATTGTGCATATAACCTTTCAAACGGACTGAATACTCATGAATCAAATGGAAAGCTCGTTGTTTAAAAAACTGAATGCTTACTGACTTGTTTTGAAAGTAATCCATATTCCTCGACAACCACAGCTTAGAACGGATAACCATATTAGATAACAGCCTCAGATCTTTAACAATTCGACTTCTTCCCTTGGCAGACTTGTAGGAAGTTACAATATCTAAATGAGGTCTGAGTTTGAAATTACCTGAGATCCAGTCCCATATTTGTGCCGCGTAAGAACAACTCCAAATAATATGATCCAGAGATTCTTCTTCATTTCTGCACAAATAACACCTGCTGGCAAGCTCTATTTTACATCTACTTCTGAGTTTGTCTTGTGTCGCACAAGCTGCTCTAGTTAATTTCCAGTTCTGCGCTGCTAGTTTGGGGTGAATAGCTTTCCTCCACAAAAGCCCATACACGATAGCAGTTGCATACTTCTTCCTTATAAGATGTTTAGCTGAGGAAACTGAGAAGATACCATCCAGTTCCGGCATCCAAACTCTGCAGTCTGCTGCATTGCGCAAATCAGGTAAGTTGTTTAAGTCCACTCCTGCACGGACCAAAATCTGAACATGCTCACCATCCAACTGCCAGTTATTATCAGCTATAATATCACTTACCAAGACCGATCTATCCAGGTTAATGTCACCAAGCATGTCTGCAATGCTTTCAgttccataccatatatcaaaatAGAGAGACGTAGACCTCCCATCACCGATAATGACTTTTGTATTTCTGTCTACCATAGTATGAACAAGACGAATACCTCGAAGAATTGAAGAACTCACACCATACTGTTTAATCCTACCTGAACGAGTAGTCAACTTAGACCATAAAAATCGAgcccacttcttgttggaagcaCAAATATTCCACCATAACTTCATAAGAAGAGCCCTATTAGTAACAGACATAATAGTAATTCCCAACCCACCTTCTTTAACAGGGAAACAAACTTTTTCataaccaacaacaaattttcTTGTAGTCTCAGCGTCATCAGACCAAAGGAAGTTTCGAATAACCCTTTCCGCTTGCTGGATGAATTTTCTCGGCCATTTATAGACATCCATGTTGTGAATGGCATAGCTAGCTATCACTGAGTTAATAAGAACTACGGGATCCTGAAAAAAAAAAGCATTTTACCCTTCTAAACTGATAATTGCTTTTTAATTTTATCAATCACATTACTAATGTGACGATACTTTACAGCTCCAGGCATAATTTGCACTCCCAAGTACCTATCAGGGAAAGTAAAGACCTCCATACCAAGCAAATTAGTGATAGTTCTACACTGACACAAAGTATCACCACCATGATAAACTTTACTTTTTTGACGACACACAGTTTACCCCGAAGCCGTTTGATACTTACGAAGTAACTCAAGAAGATTATGCAAACTCTTCATGttacctttacaaaaaatcatgatgtcgtCAGCAAAGAAAAGGTGGGTGGGAGAAATACCTTTTTTCGAAAGCATAGGCATCATTTTCTTCTCAAGAAAAAGTTTTGTGAgatttctactaagaacatcttcaatcaaaacaaaaataagaggagataacGGGTCACCTTGTCGCAAacctctattaatcttgaaaaaaCCCTCTGGACTTCCATTTAGAAGAATAGAAATTCGAGCCGAGCTAAGAAT comes from Papaver somniferum cultivar HN1 chromosome 7, ASM357369v1, whole genome shotgun sequence and encodes:
- the LOC113294975 gene encoding uncharacterized protein LOC113294975, which gives rise to MDDNDLFEADSLGSKYTWANGQSGVRRILCKLDRAIINEAWLNKFENWRCKALPREVSDHSTLIGYPFANSRPKRAPFRVQKMWFSHPDFLRMVVESWNAPVSGSPACIFPFKLKRLKAAMKEWNLRVFGNVYAKLKQDKLTREVALRISDEDPEDLQKLNSAKEASVTLQEIHTQQAILLKQKARNKWLMEGASNNSFFHTNIHTRRSSNMISELVDDNGNVLTDCDQIKDFAVSFFEANILADDSQRMDAIPTFEEIKAVVFDLGADSAPGPDGFSGCFYRHCWEVRGANTLRNFRPIGLSNFFFKIFTKILTIRLGSVLDNLVSEEQVSFMKGRNIHENISVASEMVNDLKTKRKDGNVGLKLDISQAFDTVSWSFVLEVFRRTITNLLGMEVFTFPDRYLGVQIMPGADPVVLINSVIASYAIHNMDVYKWPRKFIQQAERVIRNFLWSDDAETTRKFVVGYEKVCFPVKEGGLGITIMSVTNRALLMKLWWNICASNKKWARFLWSKLTTRSGRIKQYGVSSSILRGIRLVHTMVDRNTKVIIGDGRSTSLYFDIWYGTESIADMLGDINLDRSVLVSDIIADNNWQLDGEHVQILVRAGVDLNNLPDLRNAADCRVWMPELDGIFSVSSAKHLIRKKYATAIVYGLLWRKAIHPKLAAQNWKLTRAACATQDKLRSRCKIELASRCYLCRNEEESLDHIIWSCSYAAQIWDWISGNFKLRPHLDIVTSYKSAKGRSRIVKDLRLLSNMVIRSKLWLSRNMDYFQNKSVSIQFFKQRAFHLIHEYSVRLKGYMHNTTEDLEILNVFRVRHRQVKTNSTIGMFLDSSKY